One genomic window of Salvia miltiorrhiza cultivar Shanhuang (shh) chromosome 4, IMPLAD_Smil_shh, whole genome shotgun sequence includes the following:
- the LOC131023412 gene encoding uncharacterized protein LOC131023412, with protein sequence MDASTQSGSNPSGSGPSDSGPIFDNRPPEDENPNVKEERVASDGRIWVYFTRSILRPTGAIRARATDSFQGMPHESGTNWKNLTKGMMDFYFDEFEKAFCWDKTQHTRHVIKKAWVKSARVAYKDYISNCKKVLLIHKKKIDYLQPNIEAAWRAYWALPDTQARSAQASRNRRSEPGGPGTGMAIHHGGSRSALDHAEHLARESNISFDEATWATFRRMHYKNGQYTAGRPAQHGLEVERRLAELRQTQEEVTPADVERIFREVVAPDSRGRIMGLGMMMSRAITESGESSSTHSTSTSQFPFHVASRDELITLREKQSSTQRELEVRRASEEAQSKAIQEMQAQIALLMRGYHAQSPSDASDGTHPDL encoded by the exons ATGGATGCTTCTACTCAATCCGGGTCTAATCCGTCCGGTTCTGGTCCATCCGATTCTGGTCCTATTTTCGATAATAGGCCGCCAGAGGATGAAAACCCTAATGTGAAGGAGGAACGTGTTGCTAGTGATGGGCGGATATGGGTTTATTTCACTCGTAG TATTCTGAGGCCGACTGGAGCTATTCGGGCTAGGGCGACTGATAGCTTTCAAGGTATGCCACATGAAAGTGGCACCAATTGGAAGAATTTGACTAAGGGGATGatggatttttattttgatgagtTTGAG AAAGCATTTTGTTGGGATAAAACGCAACATACCAGGCATGTTATTAAGAAAGCGTGGGTTAAGTCAGCTCGAGTGGCGTACAAGGATTACATCAGCAATTGCAAGAAGGTCCTGTTGATACATAAGAAGAAGATTGATTATCTTCAGCCTAACATTGAGGCAGCTTGGAGGGCTTATTGGGCTTTGCCTGATACTCAGGCACGGTCTGCTCAGGCGTCCAGGAATCGCCGCTCAGAGCCAGGCGGTCCGGGTACAGGGATGGCTATCCATCATGGAGGGTCGCGCAGTGCTTTAGATCATGCTGAGCATCTG GCTCGGGAGAGCAATATTTCTTTTGACGAGGCTACTTGGGCGACTTTTCGACGGATGCATTATAAGAATGGACAGTATACCGCTGGACGACCTGCGCAGCACGGG TTGGAGGTCGAGAGGCGATTGGCAGAGCTTCGCCAAACACAGGAAGAGGTCACGCCCGCAGATGTAGAGCGCATCTTCCGAGAGGTCGTCGCTCCTGATTCGAGGGGGCGCATCATGGGATTAGGCATGATGATGTCTAGGGCGATTACTGAGAGCGGCGAGTCGTCGAGCACGCACTCCACTAGCACCTCCCAGTTTCCTTTCCATGTTGCCTCGAGAGATGAGCTAATTACATTGAGGGAGAAGCAGAGCTCCACACAGAGGGAGCTAGAGGTCAGGAGAGCGAGCGAGGAGGCTCAGAGCAAGGCTATACAGGAGATGCAAGCCCAGATCGCCCTCCTCATGCGAGGATATCATGCACAGTCCCCCTCTGACGCCTCTGATGGGACCCACCCGGACCTCTGA